TACCGGTCGACGACCCGCGCCGTATCCCTGATCGGCTCCCCGCGCCCCAGTTGCAGTTCGTCCGGGCGCATGTAGAATGATTGCGCCCCCAGGTGGGCGATGGCCGCCTGGAAGGAAACACGGGTCCGGGTGGACTTCTTTTCGAACAGGATGCCAATCGCACGTCCCCGCAGGTATTCGTGGGGCTCCCGGCGAGCCCACTTGCGCTTGAAGTCCGCCGCCGTCTCCAGCAAGTACTCGATTTCCTCCCGCGTGTAGTCCATCAGGGTCAGAAAGTCGCGGCCGCGGAAATGATCCCTCATCCGTCAGCACCTCCTCAGAAGTCCGTCTCATGCGTTTCGCGCTTGCCGACTCAACCTCCTAGTCAAGGCCTACAAAGGTATCT
The Bacillota bacterium genome window above contains:
- a CDS encoding ornithine carbamoyltransferase (catalyzes the formation of L-citrulline from carbamoyl phosphate and L-ornithine in arginine biosynthesis and degradation), which codes for MRDHFRGRDFLTLMDYTREEIEYLLETAADFKRKWARREPHEYLRGRAIGILFEKKSTRTRVSFQAAIAHLGAQSFYMRPDELQLGRGEPIRDTARVVDRYCDALVIRTFGQEIVEEFAYYMKNPVINALTDLKHPCQGLADLLTMREKKGRLEGLKVAYVGD